One Candidatus Cloacimonadota bacterium DNA window includes the following coding sequences:
- the dprA gene encoding DNA-processing protein DprA has protein sequence MEKSEYYDWLRIVTVKGLGSETIQKLLTKYHNPGKIFKTSKDELIEISYIPQKVVENIIHFDQQEFVERQSQLLEKHNVHLISILDDEYPRLLKYIYNPPILLYIKGQLLPEDELAFAVVGTRKPTQYGKIAVRKIVPKLTLSGFTIVSGLAYGIDAAAHEEALQTGGRTIAVFGTGLDIIYPTANRKLADRVLANGALISEIPLGEKIEAWNFANRNRIISGMSKGTLVVEGAKTSGALLTAKYALEQNRDVYAIPGNINSPQSEGPNYLIKIGAKIVSCSEDILEEYQLTLQLTSDSKQKVEKPKVKLSDEEDQIYKLLIKNEKNLSLDRMVELTGENPSKLSSILLQMEFKGLIKRGAQNRYWLV, from the coding sequence TACAAAAACTTCTTACAAAATATCATAATCCCGGCAAAATTTTCAAAACATCAAAGGACGAGTTAATAGAAATATCTTATATTCCCCAGAAGGTAGTTGAGAATATTATCCATTTCGACCAACAAGAATTTGTGGAACGTCAATCTCAACTACTCGAAAAACATAATGTACATCTTATCTCTATCCTTGATGATGAATATCCTCGATTGCTGAAATACATATACAATCCACCGATATTGCTCTATATAAAAGGTCAACTGCTGCCCGAAGACGAACTTGCTTTCGCGGTCGTAGGAACACGAAAGCCAACACAATATGGTAAGATAGCTGTAAGAAAAATAGTACCGAAACTTACACTGTCAGGTTTTACGATAGTAAGCGGTCTCGCATACGGTATTGATGCTGCAGCTCATGAAGAAGCTTTACAAACAGGTGGAAGGACAATTGCTGTTTTTGGAACAGGACTGGACATAATATATCCTACAGCTAACAGAAAACTTGCTGATAGAGTGTTAGCAAATGGAGCATTAATATCAGAGATTCCTCTTGGAGAGAAAATTGAAGCATGGAATTTCGCAAATAGAAATCGTATAATCAGCGGGATGAGTAAAGGCACTTTAGTTGTGGAGGGTGCTAAAACGAGTGGTGCATTATTAACTGCAAAATATGCATTAGAACAGAATCGGGATGTGTATGCAATACCTGGAAATATTAACTCACCTCAGAGCGAAGGTCCTAATTATCTCATAAAGATAGGTGCAAAAATAGTCAGTTGCTCAGAGGATATTCTCGAAGAATATCAACTGACATTACAATTAACAAGCGACTCAAAACAGAAAGTCGAGAAACCAAAAGTAAAACTTTCTGATGAAGAAGATCAAATTTACAAACTTCTCATAAAGAATGAGAAAAATCTTAGTTTAGATCGAATGGTGGAACTCACAGGAGAGAATCCCTCAAAGCTATCGAGTATCCTGCTTCAAATGGAATTCAAAGGGCTGATAAAACGAGGTGCTCAGAATCGTTACTGGCTTGTCTAA
- a CDS encoding co-chaperone GroES produces the protein MKIKPIDDRVLLETIESEEKKIGNIIIPDTAKEKPQIGKIIAVGNDEDLQKLVKKGDKVVYAKYGGTEIELEGKKYLIVQRSDILGIIE, from the coding sequence ATGAAAATTAAACCTATTGATGATCGCGTTCTTCTTGAGACAATTGAATCGGAAGAAAAGAAAATCGGTAACATTATCATCCCAGACACAGCAAAAGAAAAACCACAGATCGGCAAGATCATTGCAGTTGGAAATGATGAAGACCTGCAGAAACTCGTGAAAAAGGGTGATAAGGTTGTTTATGCAAAATATGGTGGCACTGAGATCGAACTTGAAGGTAAAAAATATCTCATCGTGCAACGTTCCGATATCTTAGGAATTATCGAATAA